ATGTGCTGATGCTGTTCGACTCCTGCTTTTCCGGCGCCATCTTTGCCATGAACCGGGCTACTCCCTCCCCCTACATTCAAGAAAAGATCGCCCGTCCGGTGCGGGAGTTCATCACCTCGGGCAGGGAAGATGAACAGGTTCCTGACCGCTCGGTGTTCAAGACAGTGTTTCTCCAGGCGGTCTTTGAAGGCGACGGCGACCTGAACCAGGACGGTTACGTAACAGGCGAGGAACTCGGTGCCTATCTCCAGGAAAAGGTGGTGAATTACTCCCGTGGCGGTCAGCACCCCCAGTACGGAAAGATCAACAACCCCAAGCTGGACAAGGGGGATTTTGTCTTTGTTGCCGGGGGCAGTATTGTTCACGAGGACGTGGCCACTTCGTCCCCGGCCCAGTCTGCCGGGAGGTTGAGGTTCACCAGCGTGCCTTCAGGCGCGGTGGTGTATGTTGACGGGGAGCGCCGTGGCGTGACGCCGTTGACTGTGTCTGGTTTAAAGCCTGGCGTGGTGAGTGTTCGGGTGGAAAAGGAGGGTTATATTGCCACGGAGAAGCAGGTAAGGGTGAAGCCTGGCCGTCGGGTAGTCATAGGGCTGTTCCTTGACCAGGAGAAATCCCGTGGATGGTTGACCATACGGCCAGATCCTTCAGACGCCAAGGTGCGTATTCTGAACATAAAGCCGAAGTACAGGCCTGGCATGGAGCTTTCTCCCGGCCGCTATCATATAGAGGTGAGCCGTTCGGGTTACAAGACGGTAAGCCGCTGGATAGACCTTGGCGCCGGGGATGACATGGATATTGAGATACGGCTGGAGCGTCGCTCTTCAGCCCCTTCCGCAGGGTCCAAGGTTTACATAGATGGAGGATACACTGGAAAGACGCCTTTTCACGAGGTGAAAAGCAAGGTGTCCGGCACCAGGGAAGTCCTATTTTATGAAGGATTTGAAAATTATAGTGTTGGCACTCCAGATTCCCCATGGAAATTCAATAAATCGTGGGGCGATGTTGGTCGCATAAAGATAGTGGATTCCCCTACATCTAAAGGAAACCTCGCAGTAAAAATAGAAGGAAAACAAGGGTGGGGACAAGGGATATATTATCCAAATTCTCTGATCAAGGATGATCAACAGGTATATTTTGATATTTATTTACCTGAAGGGGTGCCAACTGGAAAAGCACCCGGATATTTCATCTATGCTGGTATTTATATTACATTTTATTCTACTGGAGACAAATTTCAGGCACGCTGGGCTCATAAACCTCAGTATGCCATTTCCGGTCTTTTGCCAGGGAAATGGTATACTTTTTTAATAGATATTGACTGGAATGCTTCGACTTTTACTTTATCGCAAGGAAGTCAAACTATTGGGCCCATTTATTTTGAAAATAATCTGGCTCATGGTTGGGCTAATGATATAACGTTAGTAGG
The sequence above is a segment of the Dissulfuribacter thermophilus genome. Coding sequences within it:
- a CDS encoding PEGA domain-containing protein, which gives rise to MVKARTSSGKVREIPLYSGYYALVIGCSDYRNGWPYLPNGVKDAREVALRLRRAGWQVDLLENPTGERLGRALDELIVMHGRAKDRAVMLWYSGHGYTLEEADGTRLGYLVPVDAPQPSTSELDFLQKAVDMPRIETVAKRVRARHVLMLFDSCFSGAIFAMNRATPSPYIQEKIARPVREFITSGREDEQVPDRSVFKTVFLQAVFEGDGDLNQDGYVTGEELGAYLQEKVVNYSRGGQHPQYGKINNPKLDKGDFVFVAGGSIVHEDVATSSPAQSAGRLRFTSVPSGAVVYVDGERRGVTPLTVSGLKPGVVSVRVEKEGYIATEKQVRVKPGRRVVIGLFLDQEKSRGWLTIRPDPSDAKVRILNIKPKYRPGMELSPGRYHIEVSRSGYKTVSRWIDLGAGDDMDIEIRLERRSSAPSAGSKVYIDGGYTGKTPFHEVKSKVSGTREVLFYEGFENYSVGTPDSPWKFNKSWGDVGRIKIVDSPTSKGNLAVKIEGKQGWGQGIYYPNSLIKDDQQVYFDIYLPEGVPTGKAPGYFIYAGIYITFYSTGDKFQARWAHKPQYAISGLLPGKWYTFLIDIDWNASTFTLSQGSQTIGPIYFENNLAHGWANDITLVGNNSATINKIWIDEIKIFSK